A stretch of DNA from Staphylococcus equorum:
ATCTGAGAGAACAAAACGTTTCCGTTTAAAACAGTTAATGGACGCACAGGCAATTCAGAGTCCAGTTGGTAATGAAAAATACAGGTTTGCAGAAGATGAAGTTGTAAATGGTATTATTTGGTCAGAAGTATTAGAAAGACCCAAAAGATTATAGCGCAGTATAGTCTATGAATTAAACGCCTTATGGAGTCGATATATAATGACTCTGTAAGGCGTTTTTGTGTTTCTTTTGCAATAATTTCAATGAGTAAATAACCATAATAAATTAAACTAATAGTTTACGACTAATAAGAATGTAAACATCATGTAAAATTTGATAAATGAGCTTCTATTTAATACACTTTGAAATAATATATAGTTAATTCGTGATATAATGATGGTGTAATCATCATTATATGATTGATTTGTTAAATGCTTAAAATAATTTAATGAACGATAATAATTTTTGTAAGTTAAAATCTAATAGGATAAAATAAGATGAAACGAATATATTTGTAAAGGAGCACCTATATGCCTGGAATTATTCAAATAGATGACATCAATGAAGCTCAAGCGCTCATTGGAAATAACGATGAACACCTTAAATTAGTTGAGGAAGGGTTTGATGTCATTGTACATGCTCGAGGTCAAGAAATCTCCGTAAAAGGAGAGCAAGTAGAGCATGTTAAAAAAGCAGAATCAGTACTCATTAACCTTTTGAAAGTCATTCAACAAGGTATTTCAATCTCTTCAAAAGATGTTGAAGCAGCAGTGAAAATGGCAAATAATGGTACGATTCAATACTTATTAGATTTATATGATGAAGAAATAACTAAAGATGCATACGGAAAGACCATCCGTGCAAAAACAATGGGTCAACGTATGTATGTAAATGCTATGTATCATAATGATTTAGTATTTGGCGTAGGGCCAGCTGGTACTGGTAAAACCTTCTTAGCTGTTGTGTATGCTGCGAAACAGTTAAGAAAAGGCAATGTAAAGCGTATTGTGCTAACAAGACCTGCAGTGGAAGCAGGAGAGTCACTAGGCTTCTTGCCAGGAGATTTAAAGGAAAAGGTAGATCCATACTTAAGACCTCTGTATGACGGTTTAAATACTGTTCTAGGAAGAGAACAAACAGCTCGCTTTATAGAAAGAGGTATCATAGAAATTGCGCCTCTAGCTTATATGCGCGGTAGAACATTAGATGATGCTTTTGTTATTTTAGATGAAGCACAAAATACTACACAAGCACAAATGAAAATGTTCTTAACTCGACTAGGTTTTGATTCGAAAATGGTAGTTACTGGAGACCAAACTCAAGTAGACTTACCAAA
This window harbors:
- a CDS encoding PhoH family protein; its protein translation is MPGIIQIDDINEAQALIGNNDEHLKLVEEGFDVIVHARGQEISVKGEQVEHVKKAESVLINLLKVIQQGISISSKDVEAAVKMANNGTIQYLLDLYDEEITKDAYGKTIRAKTMGQRMYVNAMYHNDLVFGVGPAGTGKTFLAVVYAAKQLRKGNVKRIVLTRPAVEAGESLGFLPGDLKEKVDPYLRPLYDGLNTVLGREQTARFIERGIIEIAPLAYMRGRTLDDAFVILDEAQNTTQAQMKMFLTRLGFDSKMVVTGDQTQVDLPKGVKSGLKEAVKKLKEVKGLSVHYLDQSDVVRHPLVSKIIDRYEGEE